A window of Corticium candelabrum chromosome 3, ooCorCand1.1, whole genome shotgun sequence contains these coding sequences:
- the LOC134177105 gene encoding uncharacterized protein LOC134177105 isoform X2 has translation MQLGRTLLHYAADHGNCVVDVLLSKKADADATDNYGMKPFDFAVRKGHMSTANRLLSIMQSVEDVALENVCKLVQWACSNEVDVARKIAEKFCQSVEKKSGRTLLHFAAELGHCEAVECLLEKKADADAKDKDGKRPHQLTYGKLRRRLRKAIDEQKYAVLYAKGTVRPEIMKLCFIGKEGAGKTTLMEALKRGLLNWIFANENQADDPKCEEERTIGINVMTVDIPGVGRLSVWDFAGQGQFHKTHGLFFSSNSFFILLVSLVRGEERRLCSVAELLEELQYWLSFLRASLDADFIPTVLIAASHIDYCPGRQVVLQRVVDNMRELFKGKINIIEDCFVLDCRRSRSAEMKQLKKVLCDVKQQLQQSAPLYPHLCQPVVSKLLPSLRKKQEDPFMEKATLMERIEQEACPGQEKKVVEKVVDFLDDSGEIAVAGDVAALNPASLHHYAIGPLIASEDFKWHVKSERKDGTVTREEAEKSINDFQKDKKIHIQLNTDKILAISKSLGICFKVEGRDDTYMFPALLPPKDLSVMWKRDESKKVYVGRRQVCSSQTTIFSPSAFGMFQSKVCTTLDTEARLWRNGLIVSQGDSFHCHVKCLVAMVDPVRSVDFVCRGDMLDRYSPGTEYETEYLSRKHLEEHRELKQVAAYAEEKIQKAVATGEGANAVVRQVVGDDEVVESLGDLLVVPTEHSNVTVTSDMKMNVLKELGLEETSHFSQSYRAGNMPDFISIRNAVANHYSSKLYEIGLMTLELTDDKIRRATFDIPSLTGKLLALIEARRAEVGGEKTAEDLWSMVCNS, from the exons atgcagttggGACGAACTTTACTTCACTACGCTGCTGATCATGGCAACTGTGTGGTTGATGTTCTCTtgagcaagaaggcagatgcTGATGCTACAGACAAT TATGGCATgaagccttttgattttgctgtgagaaaaggtcacatgtcaacagctaatcggttgttatcaataatgcagtcagttgaagatgttgcattagag aatgtgtgtaagctggtgcagtgggcatgtagtaatgaagtggatgttgcaagaaagattgcagagaagttttgtcaatcagtggagaagaAG tctggtcgcactttacttcactttgctgctgaacTTGGTCATTGTGAGGCAGTCGAGTGtttgttggagaagaaggctgatgcagatgctaaagataag GATGGTAAGAGACCACACCAACTGACTTATGGTAAACTGAGAAGACGACTGAGGAAAGCAATA gatgaacagaagtatgcTGTTCTGTATGCTAAGGGCACAGTGAGACCAGAaatcatgaaattgtgtttcATTGGTAAAGAAGGAGCAGGAAAGACGACACTCATGGAGGCTCTCAAACGAGGATTGTTGAATTGGATTTTTGCAAACGAGAATCAAGCAGATGACCCAAAATGTGAAGAGGAACGCACAATTGGTATCAACGTGATGACAGTCGATATTCCAGGAGTGGGTCGCTTGTCAGTGTGGGACTTTGCAGGTCAAGGGCAGTTCCACAAAACACACggtcttttcttttcttccaACTCGTTCTTCATCCTGCTAGTGAGTCTagtgagaggagaggagagacgACTGTGCAGTGTTGCGGAGTTGCTAGAAGAGCTTCAGTATTGGCTCTCATTTCTCAGAGCCAGTTTGGATGCAGACTTTATACCCACAGTGTTGATAGCTGCCAGTCACATAGATTACTGTCCAGGGCGTCAGGTTGTCTTGCAGCGTGTGGTCGACAACATGCGTGAGCTGTTCAAAGGCAAGATCAACATCATTGAAGATTGTTTTGTTCTCGACTGCAGGAGGAGCAGGTCAGCTGAAATGAAACAACTAAAGAAAGTTCTCTGTGATGTGAAgcagcagttgcagcag TCTGCTCCTCTGTATCCTCATCTTTGTCAGCCAGTCGTGTCCAAgttgcttccttctcttcgtaagaaacaagaagatccGTTCATGGAGAAGGCAACACTCATGGAGAGGATTGAGCAGGAAGCATGTCcaggacaagagaagaaggttGTAGAGAAGGTAGTTGATTTTTTAGATGATTCAGGAGAG ATTGCTGTTGCTGGTGATGTGGCAGCTCTCAATCCTGCATCTCTACATCATTATGCCATCGGTCCTCTCATTGCTTCTGAGGATTTCAAGTGGCACGTCAAGTCTGAAAGGAAGGATGGCACagtaacaagagaagaagcagaaaagTCAATCAATGATTTTCAAAAAGATAAGAAGATTCacattcaactcaacacagataAAATTCTTGCAATTAGTAAATCTCTTGGtatctgcttcaaagtggaaggcagagacgacacgtacatgtttccagctctGTTGCCTCCTAaagatctgtctgtcatgtggaagagagacgagagtaagaaagtgtatgtcggtcgacgtcaagtgtgcagcagtcagacgaccatcttcagtccatctgcatttggcatgtttcaatctaaagttTGCACTACATTAGATACAGAAGCAAGGCTGTGGAGAAATGGACTGATTGTATCACAAGGTGATTCTTTTCATTGTCATGTTAAATGTTTGGTTGCCATGGTAGATCCTGTTCGTTCTGTCGACTTTGTATGTCGTGGAG ATATGTTAGACAGATACAGTCCAGGCACTGAGTATGAGACTGAAtatctgagcagaaagcatttgGAGGAACACAGagaactgaaacaagttgcTGCTTATGCTGAAGAGAAAATCCAGAAAGCAGTAGCAACAGGAGAAGGAGCAAATGCTGTTGTAAGACAAGTTGTTGGTGATGATGAAGTGGTAGAAAGTCTTGGTGACTTGCTTGTCGTACCAACTGAACACTCTAATGTTACTGTGACATCTGATATGAAAATGAATGTTCTAAAGGAATTAGGACTGGAAGAAACTTCTCATTTCAGTCAAAGCTACCGAGCAG gaaaCATGCCTGACTTTATTTCTATAAGAAATGCTGTTGCTAACCACTACAGTAGCAAGTTGTATGAGATTGGGCTGATGACATTGGAACTCACCGACGATAAGATCAGAAGAGCAACATTTGACATACCTTCTCTTACTGGTAAATTACTTGCTCTCATTGAGGCAAGGAGGGCAGAAGTTGGAGGAGAAAAGACAGCAGAGGACTTGTGGAGTATGGTTTGTAATAGCTGA
- the LOC134177105 gene encoding uncharacterized protein LOC134177105 isoform X1: MQLGRTLLHYAADHGNCVVDVLLSKKADADATDNYGMKPFDFAVRKGHMSTANRLLSIMQSVEDVALENVCKLVQWACSNEVDVARKIAEKFCQSVEKKSGRTLLHFAAELGHCEAVECLLEKKADADAKDKDGKRPHQLTYGKLRRRLRKAIDEQKYAVLYAKGTVRPEIMKLCFIGKEGAGKTTLMEALKRGLLNWIFANENQADDPKCEEERTIGINVMTVDIPGVGRLSVWDFAGQGQFHKTHGLFFSSNSFFILLVSLVRGEERRLCSVAELLEELQYWLSFLRASLDADFIPTVLIAASHIDYCPGRQVVLQRVVDNMRELFKGKINIIEDCFVLDCRRSRSAEMKQLKKVLCDVKQQLQQSAPLYPHLCQPVVSKLLPSLRKKQEDPFMEKATLMERIEQEACPGQEKKVVEKVVDFLDDSGEIAVAGDVAALNPASLHHYAIGPLIASEDFKWHVKSERKDGTVTREEAEKSINDFQKDKKIHIQLNTDKILAISKSLGICFKVEGRDDTYMFPALLPPKDLSVMWKRDESKKVYVGRRQVCSSQTTIFSPSAFGMFQSKVCTTLDTEARLWRNGLIVSQGDSFHCHVKCLVAMVDPVRSVDFVCRGGKETEVKCISLLDTVMSLWRDMLDRYSPGTEYETEYLSRKHLEEHRELKQVAAYAEEKIQKAVATGEGANAVVRQVVGDDEVVESLGDLLVVPTEHSNVTVTSDMKMNVLKELGLEETSHFSQSYRAGNMPDFISIRNAVANHYSSKLYEIGLMTLELTDDKIRRATFDIPSLTGKLLALIEARRAEVGGEKTAEDLWSMVCNS, encoded by the exons atgcagttggGACGAACTTTACTTCACTACGCTGCTGATCATGGCAACTGTGTGGTTGATGTTCTCTtgagcaagaaggcagatgcTGATGCTACAGACAAT TATGGCATgaagccttttgattttgctgtgagaaaaggtcacatgtcaacagctaatcggttgttatcaataatgcagtcagttgaagatgttgcattagag aatgtgtgtaagctggtgcagtgggcatgtagtaatgaagtggatgttgcaagaaagattgcagagaagttttgtcaatcagtggagaagaAG tctggtcgcactttacttcactttgctgctgaacTTGGTCATTGTGAGGCAGTCGAGTGtttgttggagaagaaggctgatgcagatgctaaagataag GATGGTAAGAGACCACACCAACTGACTTATGGTAAACTGAGAAGACGACTGAGGAAAGCAATA gatgaacagaagtatgcTGTTCTGTATGCTAAGGGCACAGTGAGACCAGAaatcatgaaattgtgtttcATTGGTAAAGAAGGAGCAGGAAAGACGACACTCATGGAGGCTCTCAAACGAGGATTGTTGAATTGGATTTTTGCAAACGAGAATCAAGCAGATGACCCAAAATGTGAAGAGGAACGCACAATTGGTATCAACGTGATGACAGTCGATATTCCAGGAGTGGGTCGCTTGTCAGTGTGGGACTTTGCAGGTCAAGGGCAGTTCCACAAAACACACggtcttttcttttcttccaACTCGTTCTTCATCCTGCTAGTGAGTCTagtgagaggagaggagagacgACTGTGCAGTGTTGCGGAGTTGCTAGAAGAGCTTCAGTATTGGCTCTCATTTCTCAGAGCCAGTTTGGATGCAGACTTTATACCCACAGTGTTGATAGCTGCCAGTCACATAGATTACTGTCCAGGGCGTCAGGTTGTCTTGCAGCGTGTGGTCGACAACATGCGTGAGCTGTTCAAAGGCAAGATCAACATCATTGAAGATTGTTTTGTTCTCGACTGCAGGAGGAGCAGGTCAGCTGAAATGAAACAACTAAAGAAAGTTCTCTGTGATGTGAAgcagcagttgcagcag TCTGCTCCTCTGTATCCTCATCTTTGTCAGCCAGTCGTGTCCAAgttgcttccttctcttcgtaagaaacaagaagatccGTTCATGGAGAAGGCAACACTCATGGAGAGGATTGAGCAGGAAGCATGTCcaggacaagagaagaaggttGTAGAGAAGGTAGTTGATTTTTTAGATGATTCAGGAGAG ATTGCTGTTGCTGGTGATGTGGCAGCTCTCAATCCTGCATCTCTACATCATTATGCCATCGGTCCTCTCATTGCTTCTGAGGATTTCAAGTGGCACGTCAAGTCTGAAAGGAAGGATGGCACagtaacaagagaagaagcagaaaagTCAATCAATGATTTTCAAAAAGATAAGAAGATTCacattcaactcaacacagataAAATTCTTGCAATTAGTAAATCTCTTGGtatctgcttcaaagtggaaggcagagacgacacgtacatgtttccagctctGTTGCCTCCTAaagatctgtctgtcatgtggaagagagacgagagtaagaaagtgtatgtcggtcgacgtcaagtgtgcagcagtcagacgaccatcttcagtccatctgcatttggcatgtttcaatctaaagttTGCACTACATTAGATACAGAAGCAAGGCTGTGGAGAAATGGACTGATTGTATCACAAGGTGATTCTTTTCATTGTCATGTTAAATGTTTGGTTGCCATGGTAGATCCTGTTCGTTCTGTCGACTTTGTATGTCGTGGAGGTAAGGAAACGGAAGTAAAATGCATTTCCCTGCTtgacactgtcatgtctctttggagAGATATGTTAGACAGATACAGTCCAGGCACTGAGTATGAGACTGAAtatctgagcagaaagcatttgGAGGAACACAGagaactgaaacaagttgcTGCTTATGCTGAAGAGAAAATCCAGAAAGCAGTAGCAACAGGAGAAGGAGCAAATGCTGTTGTAAGACAAGTTGTTGGTGATGATGAAGTGGTAGAAAGTCTTGGTGACTTGCTTGTCGTACCAACTGAACACTCTAATGTTACTGTGACATCTGATATGAAAATGAATGTTCTAAAGGAATTAGGACTGGAAGAAACTTCTCATTTCAGTCAAAGCTACCGAGCAG gaaaCATGCCTGACTTTATTTCTATAAGAAATGCTGTTGCTAACCACTACAGTAGCAAGTTGTATGAGATTGGGCTGATGACATTGGAACTCACCGACGATAAGATCAGAAGAGCAACATTTGACATACCTTCTCTTACTGGTAAATTACTTGCTCTCATTGAGGCAAGGAGGGCAGAAGTTGGAGGAGAAAAGACAGCAGAGGACTTGTGGAGTATGGTTTGTAATAGCTGA
- the LOC134177609 gene encoding putative ankyrin repeat protein RF_0381: MSVNVVHSRSRCVLTCIKDGKRPFDLAMRNGHLSTAGRLVLAGERVEDLTVETHPLVFHWACKNKRVDVARNIVEHHGTEWKDKYGYGRDALDIVAVYDNVEIADIILKSRLSHGNDVETTTRCVVLHWAHKNSRVDVIRKIVEQGTEVKDDLGRTLLHYAADHGNCDVVDVLLSNKANADATDDYGKRPFHLSVRNGHLSTAVQLVLASEKVEDLTVETRPLVFHWACKNKRVDVARNIVEHHGTEWKDEDGRDALDIVAVYVAVETRCVVLHWAHKNSRVDVIRKIVEQGTEVKDDVRSKICQSFV, translated from the exons ATGAGTGTAAATGTGGTACACAGCAGATCTAGATGTGTGTTGACGTGTATTAAG GATGGGAAGAGACCTTTTGATTTGGCTATGAGGAATGGTCACTTGTCTACAGCTGGTCGGTTGGTGTTGGCAGGTGAAAGAGTTGAAGATCTTACAGTTGAG actCATCCTCTCGTGTTCCATTGGGCATGTAAGAACAAGAGAgttgatgttgcaagaaatattGTGGAACATCACGGAACAGAATGGAAGGACAAA TATGGTTATGGTCGTGATGCATTGGATATTGTGGCTGTTTATGACAACGTGGAAATTGCTGACATCATCCTGAAGAGCAGACTGTCACACGGCAATGATGTGGAAACG ACT ACTCGATGTGTCGTGTTACACTGGGCACACAAGAACAGTAGAGTGGATGTGATAAGAAAGATTGTGGAGCAGGGAACAGAAGTGAAGGACGAC TTGGGACgaactttacttcactatgcTGCTGATCATGGCAACTGTGATGTGGTTGATGTTCTCTTGAGCAACAAGGCAAATGCTGATGCTACAGACGAT TATGGGAAGAGACcttttcatttgtctgtgaGGAATGGTCACTTATCTACAGCTGTTCAGTTGGTGTTGGCAAGTGAAAAAGTTGAAGATCTTACAGTTGAG actCGTCCTCTCGTGTTCCATTGGGCATGTAAGAACAAGAGAgttgatgttgcaagaaatattGTGGAACATCACGGAACAGAATGGAAGGACGAA GATGGTCGTGATGCATTGGATATTGTGGCTGTTTATGTTGCAGtggag ACTCGATGTGTCGTGTTACACTGGGCACACAAGAACAGTAGAGTGGATGTGATAAGAAAGATTGTGGAGCAGGGAACAGAAGTGAAGGACGATGTGAGAAGTAAAATTTGTCAATCATTTGTAtga
- the LOC134177105 gene encoding uncharacterized protein LOC134177105 isoform X3 codes for MQLGRTLLHYAADHGNCVVDVLLSKKADADATDNYGMKPFDFAVRKGHMSTANRLLSIMQSVEDVALENVCKLVQWACSNEVDVARKIAEKFCQSVEKKSGRTLLHFAAELGHCEAVECLLEKKADADAKDKDGKRPHQLTYGKLRRRLRKAIDEQKYAVLYAKGTVRPEIMKLCFIGKEGAGKTTLMEALKRGLLNWIFANENQADDPKCEEERTIGINVMTVDIPGVGRLSVWDFAGQGQFHKTHGLFFSSNSFFILLVSLVRGEERRLCSVAELLEELQYWLSFLRASLDADFIPTVLIAASHIDYCPGRQVVLQRVVDNMRELFKGKINIIEDCFVLDCRRSRSAEMKQLKKVLCDVKQQLQQSAPLYPHLCQPVVSKLLPSLRKKQEDPFMEKATLMERIEQEACPGQEKKVVEKVVDFLDDSGEIAVAGDVAALNPASLHHYAIGPLIASEDFKWHVKSERKDGTVTREEAEKSINDFQKDKKIHIQLNTDKILAISKSLGICFKVEGRDDTYMFPALLPPKDLSVMWKRDESKKVYVGRRQVCSSQTTIFSPSAFGMFQSKVCTTLDTEARLWRNGLIVSQGDSFHCHVKCLVAMVDPVRSVDFVCRGEIC; via the exons atgcagttggGACGAACTTTACTTCACTACGCTGCTGATCATGGCAACTGTGTGGTTGATGTTCTCTtgagcaagaaggcagatgcTGATGCTACAGACAAT TATGGCATgaagccttttgattttgctgtgagaaaaggtcacatgtcaacagctaatcggttgttatcaataatgcagtcagttgaagatgttgcattagag aatgtgtgtaagctggtgcagtgggcatgtagtaatgaagtggatgttgcaagaaagattgcagagaagttttgtcaatcagtggagaagaAG tctggtcgcactttacttcactttgctgctgaacTTGGTCATTGTGAGGCAGTCGAGTGtttgttggagaagaaggctgatgcagatgctaaagataag GATGGTAAGAGACCACACCAACTGACTTATGGTAAACTGAGAAGACGACTGAGGAAAGCAATA gatgaacagaagtatgcTGTTCTGTATGCTAAGGGCACAGTGAGACCAGAaatcatgaaattgtgtttcATTGGTAAAGAAGGAGCAGGAAAGACGACACTCATGGAGGCTCTCAAACGAGGATTGTTGAATTGGATTTTTGCAAACGAGAATCAAGCAGATGACCCAAAATGTGAAGAGGAACGCACAATTGGTATCAACGTGATGACAGTCGATATTCCAGGAGTGGGTCGCTTGTCAGTGTGGGACTTTGCAGGTCAAGGGCAGTTCCACAAAACACACggtcttttcttttcttccaACTCGTTCTTCATCCTGCTAGTGAGTCTagtgagaggagaggagagacgACTGTGCAGTGTTGCGGAGTTGCTAGAAGAGCTTCAGTATTGGCTCTCATTTCTCAGAGCCAGTTTGGATGCAGACTTTATACCCACAGTGTTGATAGCTGCCAGTCACATAGATTACTGTCCAGGGCGTCAGGTTGTCTTGCAGCGTGTGGTCGACAACATGCGTGAGCTGTTCAAAGGCAAGATCAACATCATTGAAGATTGTTTTGTTCTCGACTGCAGGAGGAGCAGGTCAGCTGAAATGAAACAACTAAAGAAAGTTCTCTGTGATGTGAAgcagcagttgcagcag TCTGCTCCTCTGTATCCTCATCTTTGTCAGCCAGTCGTGTCCAAgttgcttccttctcttcgtaagaaacaagaagatccGTTCATGGAGAAGGCAACACTCATGGAGAGGATTGAGCAGGAAGCATGTCcaggacaagagaagaaggttGTAGAGAAGGTAGTTGATTTTTTAGATGATTCAGGAGAG ATTGCTGTTGCTGGTGATGTGGCAGCTCTCAATCCTGCATCTCTACATCATTATGCCATCGGTCCTCTCATTGCTTCTGAGGATTTCAAGTGGCACGTCAAGTCTGAAAGGAAGGATGGCACagtaacaagagaagaagcagaaaagTCAATCAATGATTTTCAAAAAGATAAGAAGATTCacattcaactcaacacagataAAATTCTTGCAATTAGTAAATCTCTTGGtatctgcttcaaagtggaaggcagagacgacacgtacatgtttccagctctGTTGCCTCCTAaagatctgtctgtcatgtggaagagagacgagagtaagaaagtgtatgtcggtcgacgtcaagtgtgcagcagtcagacgaccatcttcagtccatctgcatttggcatgtttcaatctaaagttTGCACTACATTAGATACAGAAGCAAGGCTGTGGAGAAATGGACTGATTGTATCACAAGGTGATTCTTTTCATTGTCATGTTAAATGTTTGGTTGCCATGGTAGATCCTGTTCGTTCTGTCGACTTTGTATGTCGTGGAG AGATATGTTAG
- the LOC134177608 gene encoding putative ankyrin repeat protein RF_0381 — protein sequence MWAALQGCDEIVDALLTAGSKPEQKNKCELSKRYTLVPLSELACVVEHHVNSELAQLSGTDSTVGSTGGSFGETAFDFAMEKGHLSTAGRLVLASKRAEDLTVETLPLVFHWACKNKRVDVARNIVEHHGTEWKDKDGRDALDIVAVYDNVDIADIILKRRLAHGNDVETTVSMSIEDVAVETRCVVLHWAHKNSRVDVIRKIVEQGTEMKDDFGRTLLHYAADHGNCDVVDVLLSKKADADATDKDGKRPFDLAMRNGHLSTAGRLVLAGERVEDLTVETHPLVFHWACKNKRVDVARNIVEHHGTEWKDKVGICQLVVIVSLSSV from the exons TGCGAGTTGAG CAAGAGATACACCCTGGTCCCACTAAGTGAGCTGGCTTGTGTTGTTGAACATCATGTGAACAGTGAGTTAGCTCAGCTCTCTGGCACGGATTCAACTGTTGGTTCAACTGGCGGCTCG TTTGGTGAGACTGCATTTGATTTTGCTATGGAAAAAGGTCACTTGTCTACAGCTGGTCGGTTGGTGTTGGCAAGTAAAAGAGCTGAAGATCTTACAGTTGAG actCTTCCTCTCGTGTTCCATTGGGCATGTAAGAACAAGAGAgttgatgttgcaagaaatattGTGGAACATCACGGAACAGAATGGAAGGACAAA GATGGTCGTGATGCATTGGATATTGTGGCTGTTTATGACAACGTGGACATTGCTGACATCATCCTGAAGAGAAGACTGGCACACGGCAATGATGTGGAAACG actgtttctatgtcaatagaagatgttgcagtggag ACTCGATGTGTCGTGTTACACTGGGCACACAAGAACAGTAGAGTGGATGTGATAAGAAAGATAGTGGAGCAGGGAACAGAAATGAAGGACGAC tttggacgaactttacttcactatgcTGCTGATCATGGCAACTGTGATGTGGTTGATGTTCTCTtgagcaagaaggcagatgcTGATGCTACAGACAAG GATGGGAAGAGACCTTTTGATTTGGCTATGAGGAATGGTCACTTGTCTACAGCTGGTCGGTTGGTGTTGGCAGGTGAAAGAGTTGAAGATCTTACAGTTGAG actCATCCTCTCGTGTTCCATTGGGCATGTAAGAACAAGAGAgttgatgttgcaagaaatattGTGGAACATCACGGAACAGAATGGAAGGACAAAGTAGGGATTTGTCaacttgttgtgattgtgtcaTTGAGTAGTGTGTGA